A genomic segment from Nocardiopsis sp. Huas11 encodes:
- the dxr gene encoding 1-deoxy-D-xylulose-5-phosphate reductoisomerase produces MILGSTGSIGTQAIDIVQRNPGRFRVVGLAAGGGRVDLLAKQAAELGAGTVAVADPARAAELAASLAEHGSDATVLAGADGVAELAGSACDVVLNGITGALGLESTLAALRAGRRLALANKESLIIGGPLVRELAAPGQIVPVDSEHFALAQCFPHLPEGELVGLAQGHVHARREEVRRLVVTASGGPFRGRTRQDLADVTPEDALRHPTWSMGPVITVNSATLVNKGLEVIEAHLLFDMPLDRIGVVVHPQSIVHSMVEYVDGSTIAKASPPSMMIPIAYGLGAPDRVPDAAPGLDWTTAQSWTFEPLDHEAFPAVRLACEVGAEGGTAPAVYNAANEEAVDAFLKGNLAFPAIMDTVAQVVSDHQRAGQRGPSPTDLTLGDVYAADSWARTRAHELLAG; encoded by the coding sequence GTGATCCTCGGCTCCACCGGATCCATCGGAACCCAGGCCATCGACATCGTCCAGCGCAATCCGGGGCGCTTCCGGGTCGTCGGGCTCGCCGCGGGCGGGGGCCGGGTCGACCTGCTCGCCAAGCAGGCGGCCGAGCTCGGGGCCGGCACCGTCGCGGTCGCCGACCCCGCACGCGCGGCCGAGCTCGCCGCCTCGCTGGCGGAGCACGGCAGCGACGCCACCGTCCTGGCCGGGGCCGACGGTGTCGCCGAGCTCGCCGGGTCCGCCTGCGACGTCGTCCTCAACGGCATCACCGGGGCGCTGGGCCTGGAGTCCACCCTCGCCGCCCTCCGGGCCGGCCGCCGGCTCGCGCTGGCCAACAAGGAGTCCCTCATCATCGGCGGCCCGCTGGTGCGCGAGCTGGCCGCCCCCGGCCAGATCGTCCCGGTCGACTCCGAGCACTTCGCCCTGGCCCAGTGCTTCCCCCACCTGCCCGAGGGCGAGCTGGTCGGCCTCGCCCAGGGCCACGTGCACGCCCGTCGCGAGGAGGTGCGCCGCCTGGTCGTCACCGCCAGCGGCGGGCCCTTCCGCGGCCGCACCCGCCAGGACCTGGCCGACGTGACCCCCGAGGACGCGCTGCGCCACCCCACGTGGAGCATGGGGCCGGTCATCACGGTCAACTCCGCCACCCTGGTCAACAAGGGGCTGGAGGTCATCGAGGCGCACCTGTTGTTCGACATGCCCCTGGACCGTATCGGCGTCGTCGTGCACCCGCAGTCCATCGTCCACTCGATGGTGGAGTACGTCGACGGCTCCACCATCGCCAAGGCCAGCCCGCCCAGCATGATGATCCCGATCGCCTACGGCCTGGGCGCCCCCGACCGGGTCCCCGACGCCGCTCCCGGGCTGGACTGGACCACGGCCCAGAGCTGGACCTTCGAACCGCTGGACCACGAGGCCTTCCCCGCGGTCCGGCTGGCGTGCGAGGTCGGAGCCGAGGGCGGGACCGCGCCCGCGGTCTACAACGCCGCCAACGAGGAGGCGGTCGACGCCTTCCTGAAGGGAAACCTCGCGTTCCCGGCCATCATGGACACCGTCGCCCAGGTAGTCTCGGATCATCAGCGGGCGGGGCAACGGGGGCCGTCGCCCACGGATCTGACATTGGGCGACGTGTACGCCGCTGACAGCTGGGCCCGGACCCGCGCACACGAGCTGCTCGCGGGTTAG
- a CDS encoding RIP metalloprotease, translated as MVLSMTVIGIILFVLGLLFSIAWHELGHLSTAKMFGIKCTEYMVGFGKTLWSVRRGETEYGIKLVPLGGYVRMVGMLPPARRTADDGGRKLSRWRAMAEDAREASYVELTPEDEDRQFYQRAPWKRLIVMFAGPAMNVVLAAILLSVLFMGIGVPQSTTTIAAVNECVAPVGSSATDCEGLPPTPAAEAGLEPGDVIVSVDGESTPDWNSANQLIRGSLGSTEIVVERDGEQRAFDVDVIENELPARDADGEILYETDAEGESVYDEDGFAVYRTETVGFLGIIFLNERAPLTLGESAAEMGSMLVAVGEALINLPSRVPEVFAAAFLGEQRTQDSPVGIVGISRIGGEIMSQGLPVADTAALMIQILAGVNLFLFAFNMVPILPLDGGHMAGAIWEWIKRGWARMTKRPDPGPVDVAMLTPVAYVVVACFLVFSVVLLIADVINPVRLFG; from the coding sequence ATGGTCCTGTCGATGACCGTGATCGGGATCATCCTGTTCGTACTGGGACTGCTGTTCTCGATCGCCTGGCACGAGCTCGGCCACCTCTCCACCGCCAAGATGTTCGGCATCAAGTGCACCGAGTACATGGTCGGCTTCGGCAAGACCCTCTGGTCCGTCCGCCGCGGGGAGACCGAGTACGGCATCAAGCTCGTCCCCCTCGGCGGCTACGTGCGCATGGTCGGCATGCTGCCCCCGGCACGCAGGACCGCCGACGACGGCGGCCGCAAGCTCTCCCGTTGGCGGGCCATGGCCGAGGACGCCCGGGAGGCCTCCTACGTCGAACTGACGCCGGAGGACGAGGACCGCCAGTTCTACCAGCGGGCGCCGTGGAAGCGGCTGATCGTCATGTTCGCCGGACCGGCGATGAACGTCGTGCTGGCCGCGATCCTGCTCAGCGTGCTGTTCATGGGCATCGGCGTCCCGCAGAGCACCACCACCATCGCCGCGGTCAACGAGTGCGTGGCGCCCGTGGGCAGCTCGGCCACCGACTGCGAGGGCCTGCCGCCCACCCCGGCCGCCGAGGCGGGCCTGGAGCCGGGCGACGTCATCGTCTCGGTCGACGGGGAGTCCACGCCCGACTGGAACTCCGCCAACCAGCTGATCCGGGGGTCGCTGGGCAGCACGGAGATCGTCGTGGAGCGCGACGGCGAACAACGCGCCTTCGACGTCGACGTCATCGAGAACGAGCTGCCCGCGCGTGACGCCGACGGCGAGATCCTCTACGAGACCGACGCCGAGGGCGAATCGGTCTACGACGAGGACGGCTTCGCCGTCTACCGGACCGAGACGGTGGGCTTCCTCGGCATCATCTTCCTCAACGAGCGGGCGCCGCTCACCCTGGGCGAGTCCGCCGCGGAGATGGGCAGCATGCTCGTCGCCGTCGGCGAGGCCCTCATCAACCTGCCCAGCCGCGTCCCGGAGGTCTTCGCCGCCGCCTTCCTCGGCGAGCAGCGCACCCAGGACTCCCCGGTGGGCATCGTCGGCATCTCCCGCATCGGCGGCGAGATCATGTCGCAGGGGCTGCCGGTCGCCGACACCGCGGCGCTGATGATCCAGATCCTGGCCGGGGTCAACCTCTTCCTGTTCGCGTTCAACATGGTGCCGATCCTGCCGCTGGACGGCGGGCACATGGCGGGCGCGATCTGGGAGTGGATCAAGCGCGGCTGGGCGAGAATGACCAAGCGGCCCGACCCGGGGCCGGTGGACGTGGCGATGCTGACCCCGGTCGCCTACGTGGTGGTCGCGTGCTTCCTCGTCTTCAGCGTGGTGCTCCTGATCGCCGACGTCATCAACCCGGTCCGACTGTTCGGTTAA
- the ispG gene encoding flavodoxin-dependent (E)-4-hydroxy-3-methylbut-2-enyl-diphosphate synthase, producing MSIDLGIPTTPPRPLATRRRSRQIMVGNVPVGGDAPVSVQSMTTTRTSDINATLQQIAELTASGCQIVRVAVPTNEDADALPIIAKKSQIPVIADIHFQPKYVFAAIEAGCAAVRVNPGNIKKFDDKVAEIAKAASEAGTPIRIGVNAGSLDKRLLAKYGKATPEAMVESALWECSLFEEHGFRDIKISVKHNDPVVMVNAYRQLAEACDYPLHLGVTEAGPAFQGTIKSAVAFGALLAEGIGDTIRVSLSAPPAEEVKVGAQILESLGLRERGLEIVSCPSCGRAQVDVYTLAEEVTAGLEGLEVPLRVAVMGCVVNGPGEAREADLGVASGNGKGQIFVKGEVIKTVPESKIVETLIEEAMRIAEQMGESGVEPGAPTVAVAG from the coding sequence GTGTCCATCGATCTCGGCATTCCCACCACTCCGCCGCGCCCCTTGGCGACCCGTCGGCGCTCCCGGCAGATCATGGTGGGAAACGTCCCCGTCGGCGGGGACGCCCCGGTCTCGGTGCAGTCGATGACGACCACCCGGACCTCCGACATCAACGCGACCCTCCAGCAGATCGCCGAGCTGACCGCCTCGGGCTGCCAGATCGTCCGGGTGGCCGTGCCCACCAACGAGGACGCCGACGCGCTGCCGATCATCGCCAAGAAGTCGCAGATCCCGGTCATCGCGGACATCCACTTCCAGCCCAAGTACGTGTTCGCGGCGATCGAGGCCGGATGCGCGGCGGTGCGCGTCAACCCGGGCAACATCAAGAAGTTCGACGACAAGGTCGCCGAGATCGCCAAGGCGGCCAGTGAGGCCGGGACCCCGATCCGGATCGGGGTCAACGCCGGCTCGCTCGACAAGCGCCTGCTCGCCAAGTACGGCAAGGCCACGCCCGAGGCGATGGTGGAGTCGGCGCTGTGGGAGTGCTCGCTGTTCGAGGAGCACGGCTTCCGCGACATCAAGATCTCGGTCAAGCACAACGACCCCGTCGTGATGGTCAACGCCTACCGGCAGCTCGCCGAGGCCTGCGACTACCCGCTGCACCTGGGCGTCACCGAGGCCGGTCCCGCCTTCCAGGGCACCATCAAGTCGGCCGTGGCCTTCGGCGCCCTGCTGGCCGAGGGCATCGGCGACACCATCCGCGTCTCCCTGTCGGCCCCGCCGGCCGAGGAGGTCAAGGTGGGCGCCCAGATCCTGGAGTCCCTGGGCCTGCGCGAGCGCGGTCTGGAGATCGTCTCCTGCCCCAGCTGCGGCCGTGCGCAGGTGGACGTCTACACGCTCGCGGAAGAGGTCACCGCGGGCCTGGAGGGCCTGGAGGTGCCGCTGCGGGTGGCCGTCATGGGCTGCGTGGTCAACGGTCCGGGCGAGGCCCGTGAGGCCGACCTCGGTGTGGCCTCCGGCAACGGCAAGGGCCAGATCTTCGTCAAGGGCGAGGTCATCAAGACCGTCCCCGAGTCCAAGATCGTGGAGACCCTCATCGAGGAGGCCATGCGCATCGCCGAGCAGATGGGCGAGTCCGGTGTCGAGCCCGGTGCGCCCACCGTGGCCGTCGCCGGCTGA
- a CDS encoding aldehyde dehydrogenase family protein: protein MSTRPFWLAGTAATGDTEMTVVNPYTGRTAGTVAVPSVAQIEEAVAAAHAVSAEAAALPAHVRADALDHVSRRLAERAEEIAQTITAESGKPIKWARVEAGRAVSVFRWAAEESRRDSGELQRLDTDPGGTGRMALVRRVPQGPVLGISPFNFPLNLVAHKIAPAIAVGAPIILKPAPATPMTALLLGEIIAETALPGGMVSVLPMPNDRAATLLTDERLPVISFTGGQFGWELHKLAPHKHVTLELGGNAAAVVLDDAALDWAAGRVALFGNNQAGQVCIGVQRVVVTEAVHDEFVARLVDAVEALGVGDPADPATDVGPLVNEDAAVRVAAWIDEAVDAGAKLRTGGTRDGVTVAPTVLTDVPADAKVVREEVFGPVLVVQRVADTDEAFATVNDSDFGLQAGVFTRDLPTAFRAHRELEVGGVIIGDVPTFRADQMPYGGVGKSGVGKEGVRAAMTDLTYERVMVLTGIDL from the coding sequence ATGTCTACGCGCCCGTTCTGGCTGGCCGGCACCGCCGCGACCGGCGACACCGAGATGACCGTCGTCAACCCCTACACGGGTCGGACCGCGGGTACGGTCGCCGTACCCTCCGTCGCCCAGATCGAGGAGGCCGTCGCCGCCGCGCACGCGGTCTCCGCCGAGGCCGCGGCGCTGCCCGCGCACGTGCGGGCCGACGCCCTCGACCACGTCTCCCGGCGCCTGGCCGAGCGTGCCGAGGAGATCGCCCAGACCATCACCGCCGAGAGCGGCAAGCCGATCAAGTGGGCGCGGGTCGAGGCGGGCCGCGCGGTCTCGGTGTTCCGCTGGGCGGCCGAGGAGTCCCGCCGTGACAGCGGCGAGCTCCAGCGCCTGGACACCGACCCCGGCGGCACCGGGCGGATGGCGCTGGTGCGCCGCGTGCCCCAGGGCCCGGTCCTGGGCATCTCGCCGTTCAACTTCCCGCTCAACCTGGTGGCGCACAAGATCGCCCCGGCCATCGCGGTCGGCGCGCCCATCATCCTCAAGCCCGCGCCGGCCACGCCCATGACGGCCCTGCTCCTCGGCGAGATCATCGCCGAGACGGCGCTGCCCGGCGGCATGGTCTCGGTCCTGCCGATGCCCAACGACCGCGCCGCCACGCTGCTGACCGACGAGCGGCTCCCGGTCATCTCCTTCACCGGCGGCCAGTTCGGGTGGGAGCTGCACAAGCTCGCCCCGCACAAGCACGTCACCCTGGAGCTGGGGGGCAACGCCGCCGCCGTCGTGCTCGACGACGCCGCCCTGGACTGGGCGGCCGGGCGCGTGGCGCTGTTCGGCAACAACCAGGCCGGTCAGGTGTGCATCGGCGTCCAGCGGGTCGTGGTCACCGAGGCCGTCCACGACGAGTTCGTCGCGCGCCTGGTGGACGCGGTCGAGGCGCTGGGCGTGGGCGACCCCGCCGACCCGGCCACGGACGTGGGCCCGCTGGTGAACGAGGACGCCGCGGTCCGCGTGGCCGCGTGGATCGACGAGGCCGTCGACGCGGGCGCCAAGCTGCGCACGGGCGGCACCCGGGACGGCGTCACCGTGGCGCCCACCGTCCTGACCGACGTGCCCGCCGACGCCAAGGTCGTGCGCGAGGAGGTGTTCGGTCCGGTGCTGGTCGTGCAGCGGGTGGCCGACACCGACGAGGCCTTCGCCACCGTCAACGACAGCGACTTCGGCCTCCAGGCCGGTGTGTTCACCCGGGACCTGCCCACCGCGTTCCGCGCCCACCGCGAGCTGGAGGTCGGCGGCGTGATCATCGGCGACGTGCCGACCTTCCGCGCCGACCAGATGCCCTACGGAGGCGTCGGCAAGTCGGGCGTGGGCAAGGAGGGCGTGCGCGCGGCGATGACCGACCTCACCTACGAGCGGGTCATGGTGCTCACCGGCATCGACCTGTAG
- a CDS encoding serine protease, translated as MKSPTTPKILACLAAAAVLLGGTAAADRLPSPASALTRTVSASSEVPDREALARADGVAHQAAAVTDAQSRAVLDYWTVERMAAAQPISMAAVDLVEDALRLSERSQRAEPQAAPHGNSTGEPWTGGGLVTRTTGKVFLTMDGRDFTCSASVVDSANRSTLVTAGHCAKDGRGSWAKNWTFVPGYADGASPHGRYTARDLLVAPQWQRDADDSYDFAMAVLNTRDGRTVQESVGAQRIAFDTWTEDRVRDGVQVYTFGYPAASPFDGRDLHYCSGRTTADTGGTTANGVGCTMTQGSSGGPWFAGFDTGTGRGTISSVVSFKYASDTSTQYGPRLGAAARQVFEHAENL; from the coding sequence ATGAAATCGCCCACCACTCCCAAGATCCTGGCCTGTCTCGCCGCCGCGGCGGTCCTCCTCGGCGGGACGGCCGCCGCCGACAGACTCCCCTCCCCCGCCTCCGCCCTCACCCGGACGGTGTCCGCCTCCTCGGAGGTCCCCGACCGGGAGGCGCTCGCGCGAGCGGACGGGGTCGCGCACCAGGCGGCCGCCGTCACCGACGCCCAGAGCCGCGCCGTGCTCGACTACTGGACGGTCGAGCGCATGGCCGCGGCACAGCCGATCAGCATGGCCGCCGTCGACCTCGTGGAGGACGCCCTGCGGCTCTCGGAGCGCTCGCAGCGGGCCGAGCCGCAGGCGGCGCCGCACGGCAACAGCACCGGAGAGCCCTGGACCGGCGGCGGTCTGGTGACCCGCACGACCGGCAAGGTCTTCCTCACCATGGACGGGCGCGACTTCACGTGCTCGGCGTCGGTCGTGGACTCGGCCAACCGGAGCACGCTGGTCACGGCCGGGCACTGCGCCAAGGACGGCCGCGGCTCCTGGGCGAAGAACTGGACGTTCGTGCCCGGGTACGCCGACGGCGCGTCCCCGCACGGCCGCTACACCGCGCGCGACCTGCTGGTCGCGCCGCAGTGGCAGCGCGACGCCGACGACAGCTACGACTTCGCCATGGCGGTGCTCAACACCCGCGACGGCCGGACCGTCCAGGAGTCCGTGGGCGCCCAGCGGATCGCCTTCGACACCTGGACCGAGGACCGTGTGCGCGACGGCGTGCAGGTGTACACGTTCGGGTACCCGGCCGCCTCCCCGTTCGACGGCCGTGACCTGCACTACTGCTCGGGCCGCACCACGGCCGACACCGGCGGCACGACCGCCAACGGCGTCGGCTGCACCATGACCCAGGGGTCCAGCGGCGGCCCGTGGTTCGCCGGCTTCGACACGGGGACGGGCCGCGGCACGATCTCCTCGGTCGTGAGCTTCAAGTACGCGTCCGACACCAGCACGCAGTACGGGCCGCGGCTCGGTGCCGCGGCCCGCCAGGTGTTCGAGCACGCCGAGAACCTGTAG
- a CDS encoding CocE/NonD family hydrolase has product MPCAPLPPPVPDPGPPAARALARLVSGALAVLLAVVLLPAATAAAAVGATVTHETITGHGGIDLQAKVFTPTGVEGPHPLLVMPSAWGTPNLIYVGAAHRLAHESGYQVIAYTSRGFYDSGGGIEVAGPEDRADASAVIDWALENTDADPDRIGMAGISYGGGISLLTAAEDDRVRAVAALSGWTDLAASLYPEATVNEQAAELLLLAGNLTGRPGESLREMEREYRAGNIQPALDLAPDRSAATKVDALNANGTAVMLANAWNDGIFPPGQITDFYEALEGPKRLMLAPGDHATQEAFGALGLPNEVWASLGDWFDHHLKGEADTVAAEDPVHVRANNGRGGWSTHPDWPSVTGATETYYLDRPSTDWFRWQSSGAMEPEPATGWDYRMRAGIGTTAQSGTVLLSGALQQFFDVPTGVYLPLVDRYRAAVWTSPRYPDGARVAGTPEAVFTLTPTTPDQSVFVYLYAVDGSGTGSLVSHTPHTLRDAVPGEPVTVRADLQPVVWDVPAGHRLAVVVDTVDHRYDSESVIGDRVTVTSPEQAPSQVTIPFG; this is encoded by the coding sequence ATGCCCTGCGCGCCCCTTCCCCCGCCCGTGCCCGATCCCGGACCGCCCGCCGCCCGTGCCCTCGCACGCCTGGTCTCCGGCGCCCTGGCCGTCCTCCTGGCCGTCGTGCTCCTGCCCGCCGCGACCGCCGCCGCGGCGGTCGGCGCGACCGTCACCCACGAGACGATCACCGGCCACGGCGGCATCGACCTCCAGGCCAAGGTCTTCACCCCCACGGGAGTGGAGGGCCCGCACCCGCTGCTGGTCATGCCCTCGGCCTGGGGCACCCCCAACCTCATCTACGTCGGCGCGGCCCACCGGCTGGCCCACGAGTCCGGCTACCAGGTGATCGCCTACACCTCCCGGGGCTTCTACGACTCCGGCGGCGGGATCGAGGTGGCCGGCCCCGAGGACCGCGCCGACGCCAGTGCCGTCATCGACTGGGCTCTGGAGAACACCGACGCCGACCCCGACCGGATCGGGATGGCCGGCATCTCCTACGGCGGCGGCATCAGCCTGCTGACCGCGGCCGAGGACGACCGCGTGCGCGCGGTGGCCGCGCTCAGCGGGTGGACCGACCTGGCCGCCTCCCTCTACCCCGAGGCCACCGTCAACGAGCAGGCCGCCGAACTGCTGCTGCTGGCCGGCAACCTCACCGGGCGCCCCGGAGAGAGCCTGCGCGAGATGGAGCGCGAGTACCGCGCCGGGAACATCCAGCCGGCGCTGGACCTGGCCCCCGACCGCTCCGCGGCCACCAAGGTCGACGCCCTCAACGCCAACGGCACCGCCGTCATGCTCGCCAACGCCTGGAACGACGGCATCTTCCCGCCCGGCCAGATCACCGACTTCTACGAAGCCCTGGAGGGCCCCAAACGGCTGATGCTGGCCCCCGGCGACCACGCCACCCAGGAGGCGTTCGGCGCGCTCGGCCTGCCCAACGAGGTCTGGGCGTCCCTGGGCGACTGGTTCGACCACCACCTCAAGGGCGAGGCCGACACCGTGGCCGCCGAGGACCCGGTCCACGTCAGGGCCAACAACGGGCGCGGCGGATGGAGCACCCATCCCGACTGGCCGTCGGTGACCGGCGCGACCGAGACCTACTACCTGGACCGGCCGAGCACGGACTGGTTCCGCTGGCAGAGCAGCGGGGCCATGGAGCCCGAGCCCGCGACCGGCTGGGACTACCGCATGCGCGCGGGCATCGGCACGACCGCGCAGAGCGGCACGGTGCTGCTCTCCGGTGCCCTCCAGCAGTTCTTCGACGTGCCGACCGGGGTGTACCTGCCCCTGGTCGACCGCTACCGGGCCGCCGTGTGGACCAGCCCGCGCTACCCGGACGGCGCGCGCGTGGCGGGCACGCCCGAGGCGGTGTTCACGCTGACGCCGACCACGCCGGACCAGTCGGTGTTCGTGTACCTGTACGCCGTCGACGGCTCCGGCACCGGTTCGCTGGTGTCGCACACGCCCCACACTCTGCGCGACGCCGTGCCCGGTGAACCCGTGACGGTGCGCGCCGACCTCCAGCCGGTCGTGTGGGACGTGCCGGCCGGGCACCGCCTGGCGGTGGTGGTCGACACCGTGGACCACCGCTACGACAGTGAGAGCGTGATCGGCGACCGCGTCACGGTGACCTCCCCGGAACAAGCGCCCTCGCAGGTCACCATCCCGTTCGGCTGA